Proteins encoded in a region of the Natator depressus isolate rNatDep1 chromosome 23, rNatDep2.hap1, whole genome shotgun sequence genome:
- the ALKBH6 gene encoding putative RNA/DNA demethylase ALKBH6 yields MEEPCAKILALEMFRLEQVPPTVYYIPNFISESEEAYLLHQVYAAPKPKWTQLSGRKLQNWGGLPHPKGMVLEKLPAWLQSYAEKISSLGAFGGKLANHVLVNEYLPGQGIMPHEDGPLYFPTVTTISLGSHTLLDFYHPVSRGQHADSEQVPTPQTEDQRHFLSLLLEPRSLLVLREDMYVRYLHGIRPAASDTVTEKVANVAACGAVLGDELRRGTRVSLTIRHVPKVLKTAIFLGRGK; encoded by the exons ATGGAGGAGCCATGTGCCAAGATACTTGCGCTGGAGATGTTTCGTTTAGAGCAG GTTCCACCAACTGTCTATTATATTCCAAACTTCATCTCTGAGTCGGAGGAGGCCTATCTGCTGCACCAG GTTTATGCTGCCCCCAAGCCCAAGTGGACCCAGCTGTCTGGAAGaaagctgcagaactggg GAGGGCTGCCCCACCCAAAAGGGATGGTACTGGAGAAGCTGCCTGCCTGGCTGCAGAGCTATGCTGAGAAGATCTCCTCCCTCGGAGCATTTGGAGGGAAGCTGGCGAACCACGTGCTGGTGAACGAGTACCTCCCTGGGCAGGGGATCATG CCTCATGAAGATGGACCTCTGTACTTCCCCACCGTCACCACCATCAGCCTGGGATCTCACACGCTGCTGGACTTCTACCATCCCGTCAgtagggggcagcatgcagacagTGAGCAG GTCCCCACGCCCCAGACAGAGGACCAGCGCCACTTCCTGTCCCTCCTGCTGGAGCCACGCAGCCTCCTGGTCCTGCGGGAGGACATGTACGTCCGTTACCTGCACGGGATCCGACCCGCCGCCTCTGACACCGTCACGGAGAAAGTCGCCAACGTGGCGGCCTGCGGCGCGGTGCTCGGGGACGAGCTGCGCCGGGGAACCCGGGTGTCGCTCACCATCCGCCACGTCCCCAAGGTGCTGAAA
- the CLIP3 gene encoding CAP-Gly domain-containing linker protein 3, with product MTKDDSAELPSEEARQPLEFQSPILERRKKPIVHPSAPAPLPKDYAFTFFDPNDPACQEILYDPKTTVPELFAIIRQWVPQVQHKIDVIGSEILKRGCHVNDRDGLTDMTLLHYACKAGAHGVGDPAAAVRLSNQLLALGVDVTLRSRWTNMNALHYAAYFDVPELIRLLLKGSKPKVLNSTCSDFNHGTALHIAASNLCLGAVKCLLEHGANPAVRNSKGQVPADVVPDPMDMTLDKAEAAMVAKELKQLLLDAVPLSCNLPKVTLPNYDNIPGNLMLASLGLKLGERVVVGGQKLGTLRFCGTTEFASGQWIGVELDEPEGKNDGSVGGIRYFICPPKQGVFASVSKIAKATDQMPSSVTSTPKTPRMDFSRMTGKGRKDKKALRKKSPSVGSLDREGLKIEIGDQVLVAGQKQGIIRFYGKTDFAPGYWFGIELDKPTGKHDGSVFGVRYFTCPPKHGVFAPPSRVQRIGGPKDSQGDSSSVKKVHQVTMSQPKRNFTAVRTPKDITSENSISRLLFCCWFPWMLRAEMQS from the exons ATGACCAAAGACGACTCAGCCGAGCTTCCCTCCGAGGAGGCGCGCCAGCCACTGGAGTTCCAGAGCCCCATCCTGGAGCGGAGGAAGAAACCCATCGTCCATCCCTCCGCCCCTGCACCCTTGCCCAAGGACTATG CTTTCACTTTCTTTGACCCGAATGACCCGGCTTGCCAAGAAATCCTCTATGACCCCAAGACCACGGTCCCAGAGCTGTTTGCCATCATCCGACAGTGGGTCCCCCAGGTGCAACACAAGATTGATGTCATAGGCAGCGAG atCCTGAAGCGCGGTTGCCATGTGAACGACCGGGATGGCTTGACCGACATGACGCTGCTTCATTACGCCTGCAAAGCCGGCGCGCACGGTGTCg gtgacCCTGCTGCTGCCGTCCGCCTCTCCAaccagctgctggccctgggggtggATGTGACCCTGCGTAGCCGCTGGACCAACATGAACGCCCTGCACTATGCTGCCTACTTTGACGTGCCTGAGCTCATCCGCCTCCTGCTCAAAGGCTCCAAGCCCAAAG TGCTCAACTCGACCTGCAGCGACTTCAACCACGGTACGGCGCTGCACATCGCCGCCTCCAATCTGTGCCTGGGGGCTGTGAAGTGTCTGCTGGAGCACGGGGCCAACCCTGCTGTCAGG aACAGCAAAGGGCAGGTGCCGGCCGACGTGGTGCCCGACCCCATGGACATGACGCTGGACAAGGCCGAGGCCGCCATGGTGGCCAAGGAGctcaagcagctgctgctggacgCCGTCCCCCTGAGCTGCaacctgcccaaggtcacgctGCCCAATTACGACAACATCCCCGGCAACCTGATGCTCGCCTCCCTGGGCCTCAAGCTGGGGGAGCGCGTCGTGGTGGGCGGACAGAAG CTGGGCACCCTGCGTTTCTGTGGCACGACGGAGTTCGCGAGTGGCCAGTGGATCGGGGTGGAGCTGGACGAGCCAGAGGGCAAGAACGATGGGAGCGTTGGAGGAATACGCTACTTCATTTGCCCTCCGAAGCAAG GGGTTTTCGCCTCTGTGTCTAAAATCGCCAAAGCCACAGACCAGATGCCGTCATCGGTGACGTCCACCCCAAAAACCCCCCGCATGGACTTCTCCCGCATGACCGGGAAGGGCCGGAAGGACAAGAAAG CCCTCAGGAAGAAGTCTCCATCCGTGGGCAGCCTGGACCGAGAAGGGCTGAAGATCGAGATCGGGGACCAGGTGCTCGTGGCGGGGCAGAAGCAGGGCATCATCCGGTTCTACGGCAAGACGGACTTTGCGCCGG GTTACTGGTTCGGCATCGAACTCGACAAGCCCACGGGGAAACACGATGGCTCGGTCTTTGGGGTCCGGTATTTCACCTGCCCCCCTAAACACGGAGTCTTTGCCCCACCTTCCAGGGTCCAGAG GATCGGTGGCCCCAAAGACTCCCAGGGAGATAGCAGTTCGGTGAAGAAGGTGCACCAAGTCACTA TGTCACAGCCAAAGCGCAACTTCACAGCAGTCAGGACCCCAAAAGACATCACATCAGAAAACTCCATCTCTAG ATTACTCTTCTGCTGCTGGTTCCCCTGGATGCTGCGTGCAGAGATGCAGTCCTAA